The following DNA comes from Chitinophagales bacterium.
ACAAACCGAAAGCTTAGTAGCACAGCGAAGTAGTCAGCGCACACCGAGACCTTCTAAAGAAAAGAAAGGTCAGCCTGCCTTCGTCAAAAGATGGCAGGATGATTTATCTAGTCATTTGAGTACAAAAGTATCCATTCAACATAATGAAAAAGGCGGAGGTCAGTTGGTTCTTTCCTATGCTGATGAAAAAGATTTAGAAAGAATCATTGAGTTAATAAGCTAGACGTGCGCTTTTACTCTATTTTAATAGTCTTTTTATTTACCTATCTCTCTTTTTCTGCACAAGTAGATAGTCTGAAAGTAGTGCCAAATGATAGCTTTTTGACCAATTCTACCAAGAGGTTTAAATATAAAAAACATAGCCCCAAGGTTGCTGCTCTTTTATCTGCTGTAGCTCCAGGCGCAGGTCAGATATACAATAGAAGATATTGGAAGCTGCCTATCGTATGGGGTGGTCTTGCAGGGTTTGGATATTTATGGATTAATGAGAATAACCGCTATCAAGATGCCAAAACTTCTTTTCTCTCGCTAATAGATACCGATGTTAGTAATGATATTCCGCTTAATGGAACAACCAACTTAACAGTCGTTCAAAATACAAAGAATGTATACAGGAATCAAAGGGATATGTATTTATTGTTTGGAATCTTGTTTTATGGACTCAATATTATCGATGCTACCGTAGATGCTCATTTTATGAATTTTGACGTCAGCGATGATCTTTCTATGAGATTTAACCTAGATATGAAAAACTATGCATCGGCACCGCAAGGTGTTCCTTCTCTGACTTGTACTTTGAATTTTAAAAGATAATATAGAATGAAAATAGCCCTCATAGGATATGGGAAAATGGGAAAAGCCATAGAAGGTGTGGTAATCGAAGAAGGTCGTCATGAGATTTGTCTTAAGATAGATGATAGCAATAAAAAGGAGCTAACTATCGATCAACTAAAGCAAGTGGATGTAGCTATAGATTTTACCCAGCCTGACGCTGCCTTTGACAATGTCATGCTGTGTTTCGAAGCCAATATTCCTATCGTAGTAGGGACTACGGCATGGGCAGAAGGATTGGAAAAGGCAAAACAAATCTGCCATGAAAAAAATCAAACCTTATTCGCCTCACCGAATTTTAGTATCGGTGTCAATTTGTTTTTCCAGCTAAATAAATATTTTACCAAACTAATGCTTCCTTTTCAGGACTACAGTGTCAAAATGTCTGAAATTCACCATACGGAAAAGAAAGATGCACCAAGTGGTACTGCTGTGAAGCTGGCAAATGATATGATTGCAGTTAGCAACAATTGTTATAATTCTTGGGAATTAGACAAAGCTTCCAATTCTGGAGTCATACCTATCGAGGCTATTCGCGAAGAGCATGTTCCAGGCACACATCATGTCAGATTTGAATCTGAAATAGACTTTTTACAGATAACTCACGAGGCTAAAGGAAGAAAAGGATTTGCTGTAGGTGCGGTAAGAGCTGCAGAATTTATCTATGGTAAGAAAGGTTTTTTTACCATGGATGATATGCTACAGATTAAATAGGAGAAATCCCCCTAAGTATCTCCCCTATTTAATCGAGAAGTATAAATTTTAAGCTTGCTTCAGCATGGTATAAAGTTCATCTTTCAAATGAACTCTCTTAAGTCTTAACTGATTTAATGTTTCATCTGCAGTGGCTTCTGCTCCCGTTTCTATACGGTGTATCTCATTGTTGATCTCATGATATTCATCAAAGAGGCGACGAAAATGATTATCGCTAACTTTTAAATCATGAATTTGTTTGTCAAATTCTGGGAACTCGTGATGCAAATCGTGCTTATCCATGTTCTTCTAATTTTTAAATTGGGTTAAGAATATGAGCACAAATCTAGTTGATTCTATACAAGCAACGCGTGACCTTGGTCACAAAAAACACAATAATCTTACTTATTTTACCTCAGAATCAATTTCTCTACTTTAACTATGTCCCCTACTCTTAACTCAAGGAAATAGGTACCTCGAGGAAGGCTCTCGACTGGTATTTTCGTTTGATCGAAAAACTGTGCTATTTTTCTGCCATCGATACTCGTTATAGAAACTGAAAATTTAGAAAGGGAGTTATCAATATCAATATTTATATAATTGGAAGCTGGATTAGGGTAAAAATAATGCTCATTTTTATGGAAATCATAAATAGATACGGTAGGTTTGGTAATGTACCTGCTCAGTGTAGTATTTGTCCGGATATTTTGTGTAAAATCTAATACTATGACAGCCTGATTCGTTATAATATCATTGACAGCAAGACTTGATTTTGGTTTTAAACTAAAAATCACATAACCTCTGCTAGCACTATCATTAGACACGCTATCTGGCAGATTGATATCTTTAAATGTAAAGACCAATTCATTTCCTGCTCTAAATAAAATTTGTCCTGCATGGCTTTGTTTGATTAGTTTAAAAGAATTCATATCAAGCTTATTATCAATAATATCTGAAATGTAGACATGATTGGCTAGGCTAGTTCTATTGTTGATAAAATTAATCTGATAGATTAGCTCATCCGTTTTATTTAAAAAATCTTCATGGTTTATCTGAGATTTAATACTGACTTGCTTTTGGTTTAGTGCTAAATCCTTCTCCCCTTCTTTAAGGCAGAAATATTGACTATTATCGGTCGTATCAGTTTCTGTAATGACTTTATGCAGTCTCACAAAGAAACATAGGGTATCATTGCCTGCTAAAGAATCAAATTTTAAAGTTAAACTTGTTTTAGTTCCTGTATTTTGGATTATTTGAAGAATTGTCCCTGATTGAGTATAAGTAGCATTGGAGGAAATAGCGTCTACTTTGGTCATAGCAGGCAGGCGTACTTCATACTTTTTAATAGCTGTATCTGTAAAGTAATATCCTGCATAACTTAGATTTAAGCTTAGTTTTTTGTTATTGGCTATACTTCCAGATTTCTGAACTACCAGAATATAATTAACGGGCACAGGATCTAAGGGTAAATCCATTTTGAGTGTAGTATCTACTGAAAATGCAGGGATTGTCTTTGAGGTACTATTCGAATTACACATAATAGGTATGGCATTACTCAACGTATAGGCTTGATTTTTTTTGATAAAACTTTTATAACTACCATCCGAAAGGGTAAATAAGAAATCATAATCACCTGTTACATTATTTTTAAAATCTAATCGATGATCGGCTAATAGTTTATCGTTTGATTGATAGCTACAGTCTTTATTTCCATCGATAAATAATTTCCCGTAAACACAATTCGAAAACAGAATAGGTCTGAATATAAAGCTATCCTTTGGAGTATAGAAAAAATCAAGAAATACAATCTTAGCAGTATGCTGACCACCACTCACATATTTATGTAAAAATGAATGATATATGAATCCTGCATCAATCCCATAATTTTTTATGGTGTCTACTTGTCCATCGCCATAATGCATGATAGCTCGCATAAGCCCATAGTTTTTGAAAAAATACATTTCATAGGGAACAGATTCGCCAAAGCAA
Coding sequences within:
- a CDS encoding DUF465 domain-containing protein; protein product: MDKHDLHHEFPEFDKQIHDLKVSDNHFRRLFDEYHEINNEIHRIETGAEATADETLNQLRLKRVHLKDELYTMLKQA
- the dapB gene encoding 4-hydroxy-tetrahydrodipicolinate reductase — protein: MKIALIGYGKMGKAIEGVVIEEGRHEICLKIDDSNKKELTIDQLKQVDVAIDFTQPDAAFDNVMLCFEANIPIVVGTTAWAEGLEKAKQICHEKNQTLFASPNFSIGVNLFFQLNKYFTKLMLPFQDYSVKMSEIHHTEKKDAPSGTAVKLANDMIAVSNNCYNSWELDKASNSGVIPIEAIREEHVPGTHHVRFESEIDFLQITHEAKGRKGFAVGAVRAAEFIYGKKGFFTMDDMLQIK